In Dyadobacter subterraneus, a single genomic region encodes these proteins:
- a CDS encoding glycoside hydrolase family 43 protein, giving the protein MKEKSLFCLLFCVLVLSHFSQAQTARNPVIFADVPDMSMLRVGNSYYMSSTTMHMSPGLPIMKSNDLVNWQLVSYAYDTLANMDALNLTNGKSTYGRGSWASSFRYHNGLFYVTTFAQTTGKIYIFTTKNIEKGTWKMSSFSPSYHDHSLFFDDDGKVYLIYGAGKITMVQLEADASAVKKGVAEQVIIENASLPSGASGGLPAEGSQLFKVNGKYYLFNITWPKGGMRTVVIHRADTITGPYEGRIGLQDLGVAQGGLIDTPDGKWYAYLFRDYGAVGRIPYLVPVTWKDGWPVLGNDGKVPEILALPASKGLMPGIVASDDFSRKKGESALPLIWQWNHNPDNNLWSVTERKGFLRLKTGRIDTSFVSARNTLTQRTIGPESSASTLIDISKMKEGDMAGLGLLQKNYGFAGVKMGSDRSSIVMVRSLTGKADEIESISLSQNKVYLKAECDFKDKKDTASFFYSLDGKSWLPIGKPLKMSYTIPHFMGYRFGLFNYATKNVGGYADFDFFSLEDKIVNGSN; this is encoded by the coding sequence ATGAAAGAAAAATCTTTGTTTTGCCTGCTTTTTTGTGTGTTGGTTTTGAGCCATTTTTCTCAGGCGCAAACGGCACGAAACCCGGTCATTTTTGCCGACGTGCCTGATATGTCCATGCTACGCGTCGGAAACTCCTATTATATGAGCAGCACCACCATGCATATGAGCCCCGGACTGCCGATTATGAAATCGAACGATCTGGTGAACTGGCAGCTGGTCAGTTATGCCTACGACACGCTGGCAAATATGGATGCGCTCAATCTTACCAATGGAAAAAGCACTTATGGCCGTGGCTCGTGGGCCAGCAGTTTTCGTTATCACAATGGGTTGTTTTATGTGACAACCTTCGCTCAGACAACTGGCAAGATCTATATTTTTACAACAAAAAATATTGAAAAAGGAACGTGGAAAATGTCGTCATTTTCGCCTTCCTATCATGACCATTCTTTATTTTTTGATGACGATGGAAAGGTTTATCTGATTTACGGAGCGGGAAAAATCACAATGGTCCAACTGGAAGCGGATGCCTCGGCGGTGAAAAAAGGTGTCGCTGAGCAGGTTATTATTGAAAATGCCAGTTTGCCTTCGGGTGCCAGCGGAGGTCTTCCGGCAGAAGGTTCGCAGCTTTTCAAGGTGAACGGTAAATATTATCTTTTCAACATCACATGGCCGAAAGGAGGTATGCGAACGGTTGTGATTCACCGGGCTGATACAATCACGGGACCTTATGAAGGCCGCATTGGATTACAGGATTTAGGCGTTGCGCAAGGCGGGCTGATCGATACGCCGGACGGGAAATGGTATGCTTATCTTTTCCGGGATTATGGTGCCGTCGGCCGGATTCCTTATCTCGTACCGGTTACCTGGAAAGATGGATGGCCGGTGCTGGGAAATGACGGAAAAGTGCCTGAAATACTTGCCTTACCAGCCAGCAAAGGTTTGATGCCGGGCATTGTCGCTTCCGATGATTTTTCACGCAAAAAGGGAGAATCTGCCTTGCCCCTGATCTGGCAATGGAATCACAATCCCGATAATAACCTTTGGTCGGTGACAGAACGTAAGGGATTTCTGCGGTTAAAAACAGGGCGGATTGATACCTCGTTTGTAAGTGCAAGAAATACACTGACGCAGCGTACCATCGGTCCGGAATCCTCTGCTTCCACTTTGATTGATATTTCAAAAATGAAGGAAGGGGATATGGCAGGATTAGGATTGTTGCAAAAAAACTATGGTTTTGCAGGTGTGAAAATGGGGAGCGACAGATCTTCGATTGTTATGGTTCGCTCGCTAACAGGCAAGGCCGATGAGATTGAAAGTATATCATTGTCTCAAAATAAAGTCTATTTGAAAGCGGAATGTGATTTCAAAGACAAGAAAGATACAGCCAGTTTCTTTTACAGTCTCGACGGCAAATCCTGGCTGCCCATTGGGAAACCACTTAAAATGTCTTATACCATTCCGCATTTTATGGGTTATCGTTTTGGGTTGTTCAATTATGCAACCAAAAATGTCGGCGGATATGCGGACTTTGATTTTTTCAGTTTAGAGGACAAAATTGTAAACGGGAGTAATTAA
- a CDS encoding ThuA domain-containing protein, translating to MLKICLLFILSVFITLSVLAQKKKPIPVLIVDGFSNHDWKQTTAITKWILEENGRFLVEVSTIPADSLNRSAWNPDFSKYVLIIQNTNNIQKPSLRWPRQAEKQLEKYVSNGGGLYILHSANNAFPHWKEYDKMIGLGWRRASEGYALEVDGAKNISRIPPNEGEGTGHGERFNALIQVLTPHPINKGYPDQWQTANTEVYYFPRGPAENISVLSCAFDSTSTKRTWPVEWVVKYGKGRVYNSSLGHLWKGESYPPAYRCIGYQTTVIRAAEWLATGKVTYPVPPDFPTALKLSLRPENSYQTP from the coding sequence ATGCTTAAAATTTGTCTTCTCTTCATCCTGTCCGTTTTCATCACGCTTAGCGTTTTGGCACAAAAAAAGAAGCCAATACCGGTTTTGATCGTGGATGGATTCAGTAATCATGACTGGAAACAAACGACCGCTATAACCAAATGGATATTGGAAGAAAACGGACGGTTTCTGGTGGAGGTGAGCACGATTCCCGCGGATAGCTTGAACAGGAGTGCGTGGAATCCTGATTTTAGCAAATATGTATTGATTATACAAAATACGAATAACATTCAAAAACCCAGTCTGCGCTGGCCAAGGCAGGCTGAAAAACAATTGGAAAAATATGTAAGTAATGGGGGTGGATTGTACATACTCCATTCGGCCAACAACGCATTTCCCCATTGGAAAGAATACGACAAGATGATCGGACTGGGCTGGCGACGGGCTTCCGAAGGTTATGCACTGGAAGTTGACGGAGCTAAAAACATAAGTAGAATTCCGCCAAATGAAGGAGAGGGAACAGGGCATGGTGAGAGGTTCAATGCATTGATTCAAGTACTGACGCCACACCCGATTAATAAAGGATATCCTGATCAATGGCAAACTGCCAATACGGAGGTTTATTATTTCCCGCGCGGTCCGGCAGAAAATATCAGCGTGCTTTCATGTGCTTTTGACAGTACGAGTACAAAAAGGACCTGGCCGGTGGAATGGGTTGTAAAATATGGAAAAGGACGGGTTTACAATTCAAGTCTTGGCCATCTTTGGAAAGGTGAAAGTTATCCTCCCGCTTATCGCTGCATTGGTTATCAGACAACGGTGATAAGAGCAGCAGAGTGGCTGGCGACAGGCAAGGTGACTTATCCCGTTCCTCCTGATTTTCCGACAGCGCTTAAACTGAGTCTTCGCCCGGAAAATTCATACCAAACACCTTAG
- a CDS encoding alpha/beta hydrolase-fold protein gives MKRIISIVTSLMLLSLFSNAQEILKEMPKGYDVVQAGIPKGKIDSVKYQSKTVGAARKALIYTPPGFNKRKKYPVLYLLHGIGGDEKEWLKGGNPQLILDNLYAEKKIEPMIVVMPNGRAMKDDAATGNIMAPDKVAAFATFEQDLLKDLIPFVESKYPVLKDREHRAIAGLSMGGGQSLNFGLGNLDQFAWIGGFSSAPNTKVPTELMPDPEQAKKKLKLLFISCGDNDRLITFSKRTHDYMFENQVPHIYYIEPGVHDFKVWKNGLYMFSQFLFKPVDNASLSKYTILGTRAATNIRTAQYPQILPDNRVVFRVKAPEAQKVQIDLGKKYEMKKDTGGYWAVTTDSISKGFHYYSLLIDGVALADPASETFYGMGRMASGIEIPYRNGGYYAQRDVPHGDIRIKKYFSKTMGAWREMYVYTPPGYDKSTEKYPVLYLLHGGGEDQRGWALQGKTDMILDNLIAEGKAKPMVIVMLDGNMGGSGGLAGFNENVLKQFDNELKSGAIPFVESSFRVETDAKNRALAGLSMGGLQTLYAGIKNTEMFSSLGVFSSGWFANNTALSDPQYAFMKTNAEKINSNLKNFWVSMGGEEDIAFKNCKIMLAKFDELGVKYKYSEYPGGHSWPVWRHDLFEFSQLLFK, from the coding sequence ATGAAAAGAATTATATCAATTGTCACGAGCCTGATGCTGCTTTCTTTGTTCAGCAATGCCCAGGAAATCCTGAAAGAAATGCCCAAAGGGTATGATGTGGTGCAGGCCGGAATTCCGAAAGGAAAAATTGATTCGGTGAAGTACCAGTCGAAGACGGTTGGAGCTGCCCGAAAGGCGCTCATTTATACACCGCCGGGTTTTAACAAAAGGAAAAAGTACCCTGTTTTGTATTTATTACATGGTATTGGCGGGGACGAAAAGGAATGGCTGAAAGGAGGCAATCCGCAGCTGATCCTGGATAATCTGTATGCGGAGAAGAAAATTGAACCGATGATCGTCGTGATGCCCAATGGCCGGGCGATGAAGGATGATGCTGCTACCGGAAATATTATGGCGCCTGATAAAGTCGCAGCGTTTGCAACTTTTGAACAGGATCTGCTTAAAGATCTGATCCCTTTTGTAGAAAGCAAGTATCCGGTTTTGAAAGATCGTGAGCATCGTGCCATTGCCGGACTTTCGATGGGAGGCGGGCAGTCGCTTAACTTTGGTTTGGGAAATCTGGATCAGTTCGCCTGGATAGGTGGTTTTTCGTCTGCGCCCAATACCAAAGTCCCAACCGAGCTGATGCCTGATCCTGAGCAGGCGAAAAAGAAACTGAAATTACTTTTCATTTCGTGCGGGGACAACGACAGGCTGATCACTTTCAGCAAACGGACACATGATTATATGTTTGAAAATCAGGTTCCGCATATCTATTACATCGAACCCGGCGTGCATGATTTCAAAGTTTGGAAAAACGGTTTGTATATGTTTTCACAGTTTCTGTTCAAGCCGGTGGACAATGCATCTTTGTCTAAATACACCATTCTGGGGACGCGTGCTGCTACCAATATCCGTACTGCCCAATACCCTCAAATTCTCCCGGATAACCGGGTTGTGTTTAGGGTAAAGGCGCCGGAAGCACAAAAAGTACAGATTGATCTGGGCAAAAAATATGAAATGAAAAAGGATACCGGCGGCTACTGGGCGGTAACAACAGATTCCATCAGCAAAGGTTTTCACTATTATTCACTTCTGATCGACGGCGTCGCTTTGGCTGATCCTGCAAGTGAAACTTTTTATGGCATGGGTCGCATGGCAAGTGGTATTGAAATTCCCTACCGCAACGGTGGATATTATGCTCAGCGGGATGTGCCTCATGGCGATATCCGTATCAAAAAATACTTTTCGAAAACGATGGGTGCCTGGCGTGAAATGTACGTTTACACGCCACCTGGTTATGATAAATCAACAGAAAAATACCCGGTTCTGTACCTGCTTCATGGGGGCGGAGAAGATCAGCGTGGCTGGGCCTTACAAGGCAAAACGGATATGATTTTAGATAATCTGATTGCGGAAGGAAAAGCCAAGCCGATGGTAATTGTCATGCTGGATGGAAATATGGGAGGCTCGGGCGGCCTTGCCGGTTTCAATGAAAATGTGCTGAAACAATTTGATAATGAATTGAAATCAGGTGCTATTCCGTTCGTGGAGAGCAGTTTCCGGGTAGAAACGGACGCTAAAAACCGGGCACTTGCAGGACTTTCGATGGGCGGATTACAAACTTTATATGCCGGAATAAAAAACACAGAAATGTTCTCCTCGCTTGGTGTTTTCAGTTCGGGCTGGTTTGCAAATAATACGGCACTCTCGGATCCTCAATATGCCTTCATGAAAACCAATGCTGAAAAGATCAATAGTAACCTGAAAAACTTCTGGGTATCGATGGGCGGTGAGGAAGATATTGCTTTTAAAAATTGCAAGATCATGCTGGCGAAATTCGATGAGCTGGGCGTGAAGTATAAGTACAGCGAATATCCCGGCGGACATAGCTGGCCGGTTTGGAGACATGATTTATTTGAGTTTTCGCAGCTATTATTTAAGTAG